The region ATCTGGAAGCGAGTCATATACAGGATGAACAGCGGCAGCACCAGCAGCGCCAGCGCGTTGCCGAAGAACACCGCCCAGGCCAGCAGCGCCAGCGCCAGCCCAAGGTACATCGGGTTGCGGGTGTGGCGGTAGATGCCCTGGCGCACCACCGTGGCGGCCTTGTCGGGGTGCAGCGGGTCCACCGTGGTGGCCGCGCGGCGGAAGGTGCGCACGCCCAGCAGCCCGATGGCCGCGCCAGCCAGCGCGATCGGCAGCGCGACGAGGCTGCGGTGCGGCACCGGCAGCGTCAGCGCCGCGCCCAGCGCGCTGAGCAGCCACATCAGCGCCGCCGCGATCAGGAACACCACCACCGGCGGAATCTTCAGCTCCATGGCACCTTTCCTTTCTGCGTTTGCCAGAGCATACCACAGCTGCGCCCGATCACTGCAGGGCATCGCCCTCACAGGGTGTCACTTTTGGCATTCCTCTCCTTTTTTTGCAACCATACGCGGGCGGGCACCAGACCCGCCCTACGGCGATGATTCCATCGCGCTTGCCCAATCGCTGTCGGTGGCAGCCATCGGGCGTGTTTCGGCGCG is a window of Chloroflexia bacterium SDU3-3 DNA encoding:
- a CDS encoding isoprenylcysteine carboxylmethyltransferase family protein gives rise to the protein MELKIPPVVVFLIAAALMWLLSALGAALTLPVPHRSLVALPIALAGAAIGLLGVRTFRRAATTVDPLHPDKAATVVRQGIYRHTRNPMYLGLALALLAWAVFFGNALALLVLPLFILYMTRFQIVPEERALAAKFGEDYRAYTREVRRWI